One window of the bacterium genome contains the following:
- a CDS encoding type II toxin-antitoxin system RelE/ParE family toxin: MIKSFRCVETEGVFNRRFSRRLPQDIQKGAYKKLLMLNNAQTLHDLKVPPNNKLEALKDDRKGQHSIRINDQWRICFVWKDNEAYDVEIVDFH, encoded by the coding sequence GTGATCAAGTCGTTCCGGTGCGTTGAGACCGAAGGCGTTTTCAACCGGAGGTTCTCGCGGAGGCTGCCTCAAGACATTCAAAAGGGGGCGTATAAGAAGCTTTTAATGCTTAATAATGCCCAAACTTTGCATGATCTCAAGGTGCCCCCAAACAATAAGCTCGAGGCGCTTAAGGATGACCGAAAGGGGCAACACAGCATCCGGATAAATGACCAATGGAGGATCTGTTTCGTCTGGAAGGATAATGAGGCCTACGACGTTGAAATCGTGGACTTTCATTAA
- a CDS encoding HigA family addiction module antitoxin → MAKKIAPVHPGEILLEEFMEPMGLSQNRLGNDLGVPPRRINEIIHGMRSITADTAIRLALYFSMSPKFWLGLQADYDLAVAEDLSEAKIRRSVKAYDSAAVGV, encoded by the coding sequence ATGGCCAAGAAAATAGCGCCAGTTCATCCTGGAGAGATTCTCTTAGAAGAATTCATGGAGCCCATGGGTCTCAGTCAGAACCGATTGGGCAATGATCTCGGAGTCCCCCCGCGCCGGATCAACGAGATCATCCACGGTATGAGGAGCATCACGGCCGATACTGCGATCCGCCTTGCACTCTATTTCTCGATGTCACCGAAGTTCTGGCTCGGGCTCCAGGCGGATTATGACCTTGCCGTTGCAGAGGACCTCTCCGAGGCGAAGATAAGGCGAAGCGTAAAGGCGTATGACTCTGCGGCGGTCGGAGTATAA